NNNNNNNNNNNNNNNNNNNNNNNNNNNNNNNNNNNNNNNNNNNNNNNNNNNNNNNNNNNNNNNNNNNNNNNNNNNNNNNNNNNNNNNNNNNNNNNNNNNNNNNNNNNNNNNNNNNNNNNNNNNNNNNNNNNNNNNNNNNNNNNNNNNNNNNNNNNNNNNNNNNNNNNNNNNNNNNNNNNNNNNNNNNNNNNNNNNNNNNNNNNNNNNNNNNNNNNNNNNNNNNNNNNNNNNNNNNNNNNNNNNNNNNNNNNNNNNNNNNNNNNNNNNNNNNNNNNNNNNNNNNNNNNNNNNNNNNNNNNNNNNNNNNNNNNNNNNNNNNNNNNNNNNNNNNNNNNNNNNNNNNNNNNNNNNNNNNNNNNNNNNNNNNNNNNNNNNNNNNNNNNNNNNNNNNNNNNNNNNNNNNNNNNNNNNNNNNNNNNNNNNNNNNNNNNNNNNNNNNNNNNNNNNNNNNNNNNNNNNNNNNNNNNNNNNNNNNNNNNNNNNNNNNNNNNNNNNNNNNNNNNNNNNNNNNNNNNNNNNNNNNNNNNNNNNNNNNNNNNNNNNNNNNNNNNNNNNNNNNNNNNNNNNNNNNNNNNNNNNNNNNNNNNNNNNNNNNNNNNNNNNNNNNNNNNNNNNNNNNNNNNNNNNNNNNNNNNNNNNNNNNNNNNNNNNNNNNNNNNNNNNNNNNNNNNNNNNNNNNNNTGTTTAGAAGGATATGTTTGTGACTGATTGATGGTGCTGTTGGTGAATTGTAGGTTTGATAATGTTATTTGGGGTTTTAAGTTGCTATGTGCAGAATTTACTTGAAGGCTAAAGGCCATGTTTTATGATTGAATTAGTTGGTAGTATAAGTTGTTGTGCTTGAGATGGGTTCTGTTATAACTAAACCCAGTTGgatgatgatgaatgatgatttaTTATGTGAATGAATGATAGAAAGTACATGTGAAAATTCTGTTTTTAACATGATGCAGAAAAATGAATGTTCACTTGTGTATAAGCACTTGAAAACTTGGAAAATATTGACTCTGGATTTTTGGGACTGCGCTAATCACTCTAGCAACTTTGGTTAGTCACAAGAAAGTTGGAATTATGGTTTTAGGGGAGTTTTTGGCTTAAATATAAGATTTGGTATGTGAGGTTGTTGGAATTACTTGATGCAGAATTTCTGCATATTTGGCAGTGACTTAAAATAAATTCTGGTAATAGTCCAGACCACCTTTTtggataaaattatttttctgtaaAACTCAGGTGTGTCTTGAATGTGCCATAAAAATTTCAAGGGATTTGGCCAAGTGGtttaaaagatatgaatttttgaaaacagtAGCTGCTGCAGAATTTTTCTGGTTTTCTGGTTCTGCAACATTGATTTCAAACCACTGGAACTTTTGTTTTACGTAACATTTTAAGTTGCCACCAAAGGGGTTTTGAAGATCTGCATCTTCACTTTAATTGAGTACAAATTTCATGTTCATATCTATTTTGTAGACTTAATTAAGTCACTTGGAAGCTGGGTTGCTTGCTGGAAATTCTAAACTGATTTATGAAAACAGGGCATTACTTCCAATGgagaattaattaatcaaatgaaGTGATATGAACTTAAAACTTGTTTGTTTTGAAACTTAGGAAAGTTGAGTGTAATCTACCCAAAATTTAGAAGCAGCggattagaattgaaattattatGGATTTTATAAAAACGCTGCTGCTTGCTGTTTTTCTGAATCTTTACAAGTGCAGTAGCAGAATTTTAAAACCTTGTATAAAATTCAATTCTGGTCCAAATGtagtaaaatataattcaaagtAAAGGTTAGGATCTCTAGAGTTACTTTGATAAGAGAGATAGTCCGTGCGTAGGCTTTCACAACATAAAAACCACATAACAAGACAGCAAGGTGCTGTTCCTACAAACCTAGAATAACAGTCTCGGTTTTTCCTCAATAGCTGGAGATAGACTGCCCAGAAAAATATGATTTCTAGACCTTTAGAAACTTGAGTTTAATACGAACATGTGGACATGAAATTTGTGTGAGTCCGAGTCCGTTTGTGATATTAATCGTTAGATAGAAAACCGGTCGCCAAAAGGGTATTAGGCTAAACAAGCTAAGAAATGAATAAGAATGTACGATAGATGGTATTCATTTGGATTGTTACAGGTgtaatttatttgctaagtacTATATTGCTAATTTGTTTCAATGATTTCTCAGAAATTCAATGGGTTCATGAGGATAGAATTACATTGTTCACCGCTGATGGACTGGTGCAGATTGGAGGCTCCATCACCCCTCGCCATGTTAGCTCTTCAGATGTATGATTTTATTATGCAATTTCATTAACCATGCTTGTTGGTGTTGGGGTTTTAactttttaggatttatcttgGATTTATCTTGGCTTTAAAGAGAGAAGACCTAATACAAAATTTACGAAATCGCTTAGGAGTTATTTGATTTGGTTATGACTTATGAAAACACTTTGTTGTTGAATAGCTTAATATAAACTGGTTTTCTTTTGTGGTATAGGTAGTACCGAAGACTATTGGAAAAGATAGGATGCTGCTCAAGTAATGGCTCAGGTTGAGGACTTGTGTTTTCTTCACTTTGCATCGATCTGTAGAATTTTTCTTCTACAAAATTCCTCAGCTGATTAAGAATATATAGTTATTTTGTTTACTGACATGATGGTGTTTGTGTTGTTGTAGTTAGTATGGGAAGGACTTGGACTCGGAGGAGGGACAGATGTCCGAAACTGGGGCAGGTAGAATGATAAAACCGATTGTGCTCTTTTGTGTCTAATGAATTTCCATATGAACTGCTTCTTTCCTTGTTTTGCAGCCTGGTTTATCAGGCTATTTCAATAGCAAATAATGCATGCTGGGCTATTGGAGAACTTGCAGTTAAGGTATGTTAATGTTATGTGCTACATTCTGATTAAATTTTGTAGAATTGTATTGTGGCTGGAATCTAATTGGCTTAGTCAGAGTTATGTGCATAATGTAGTTTTAAACTGTTAGTTTCAAAAGCCAATTAGGACAAATGGTTCTGCTCTTTGTGATTGCTATTTGActgttatcttttaattttccacttatatatttttgtcttatgaattttttttgtctaaaaCAACACTTGTTGGCACAATTGACAATAAATGTAtgaatttaactaaatttaactaaattccaatggatatatatgtgtgtatatatattaatgTGAAGTTGAGCGTACATATTAGGAGGTTAATAAAAAGAGTAGTAGGTTTGGTAAGCTTTCACTGCTATATCTTTATGCCTTTTAGGATGGCTATGAATGCTATAAACAATGCTTGTAAGAGATATTGGCATTTGGGATTTGATGAGTTATAGGTTATTCTTTTATTGATGGGgtgattcttttgttgttgcCTGTCAAAGTTGCTGCCTTTAGGCTTTATAAGTTAAAAAAGAATTCACTTGGTTGCTGGAATTGATTGCAGATTTGAGTTATTTTCTGTGGTCACCACATTTTAAAGCAACAGCTCAAAGAAAAAGCGACAACTTTAAAAGATGAACTTGGAGACATGAAGGCCAAACAGTAGCAACAAGAGGAAGAGATTCATGGATTGTGGAATATGGTTTAGTTATTAGAAAATACTTATGTaagatataatattttagtttttcgtAGAGTATTAGTAGTAAATTTTAAGTGGTCTCTTGCTTATTTTGATATGACTATGCTTAATTTGGTGTGAGATGTAtgaatattcaaaattaatttcattttaatacttttggttctttataaatatattttgtttacagataatttttatcatttaaataaatttagtataattttatatttatttttattttattttatttaattcatttaattaaaaatacaaaattatatatgtaattatattattaaatattatattgtacaaaaaattattggaatattaattatatatatatatatcaaaaattaaaaaaaaataatgagggacctaaggctacacttatatagaATAGCTATAAGTATACTATTTGTTACGTTTATAAAGTGATGCAGTAGCCTTGAAAAGTATAGCCTATTCTTTTGAATTCTGGTAATTATTAGTGCTGAAAAGTGTAGCCTTTGGTCCTggacagcatcacttgaaaagcgtagcctattctcaaacgccaaaagcgtagcccttggtgcagaaaagcgtagcctttgagaataggcaacggctgaataggaatcaccccaaaaagcgtagccgtagcctaagacatcatttttttttacttttggctacacttttcaagtgtacctgaatgggtgtttttcttgtagtgatatatatatatactcaattTCTTTTTACACTACTATTATTAGTTGACGGCAATTAGTTAAAATCATACTACACAAGAAATCTAAAGAAAAGCGTGCACATTTCGCTCAAGCTACTATACTAGAACGGTTATTCTTCGCAGTGCTCTAACAATATTATTTGAAGGGCCTAGAAGTAATGATGATAGCAAGGGAAGTTTAGATAAGAAACTCATCGTATGACTTACTTGTAAGGGCAGTGTTAGAACCAGCAAATTTTGTGattcataattattaattagttatcattcgtatttttaatggtgtgagattatatttaaaatataaaattatttaattttttattgattaaatactgaccaaattttaataaaactacTTATTCCAGGATTTCTCTACTTCGTACACCTAGTGATGACCTATATTTCCTTCCCATGAACAAGTGAATTTCTTATTAGATTGGTAGAAAACTAAAGTCAATAATCATCATTGTTATTTAAAGGAGGGAATTAACTTTGATGTAACTGCacatatattataattattaattaaatggtTGTGACTTATGAAcatttttaaagttaatataATAAGACATGTATAGATGACTGCTCATTTGTTGCATACTTTTGTAACATAATTGCTTTGATTTGTTTTCACTTTGTGGTGGCACCTTTAAAtctttaataataatttcagttttaaagaaggaaataatattataatcttACATTCCCGCGTGCAAATTAAAGATCTATAGGGTATTAGCTTTGTGGCTGGGTGTGATCAAAGCATGCTTTATGCACAGTTAAGTAGTGGATTCCTTGACCAAGTCATTACAAGCTCAATCTGCATAATCACAATCTAATGATGGTTAACAATCATTAGAGCAAATCTCTTGCTTAGATTATATGTTTCTGTCCCCACTTCTCATCggaaattatttagtatttgtATATTCTTGTGAGCCGATCAAATTTCAAATGCATGCATGCCTTGAGAACGCAatatctttatatatgtattacttgattttagaataaaatcaaAAACCACCTCACCAATTAATGTTATAGTTTTATTCCAGAGATGAGAGTAAGAATATGAATCCTAACTAATAGTTTAAGTTTtcaatgtatttattaaaaaataaatttttattaataataatcttaatataTGTTAACTAAATTCTTataaatgtaataaatatttatattcaacttcaccaaaaaaaaattaatttgaaaatacaAGTATCATATCCTCTTTTGTTTTGGTATTGTTATTAATTAGCTATGGTTATCTAATATgtaaatacaatattttttataatacatAGAAGGTGTTTACTATGATGCTTAAAAAGTATTGTCTAATTATTAAAAttggtaaaataattaattttaaatttaaaaatataaaagttaaaaaactttaaatattttaaaattactataaaaaGTTAGATAAAAGTTAGACACTAAAGAAAAGGCACCATAGAATTGGCTTACATAAAAATTGATTGATATTAGGTTCAGTGACAATTTTTCTGTGCCAGGATGCAAAATGCACCGGCTTAAATGTGGATTTCCTCACTTAttatcctttttcattttttttaacgaTATTTAATTGTACTTTAATAGATAGGAAAGGAAGCATGTCAAACCGGGTAATGATTGTGTCATGGACTCATGAGAAATATGAACTCTTCGCAAAGGAAAGTTTTGAAACTTTACATGGTCCAGTCAATCGTGTTAACTGTTAATATGgacagaaagagaaaaacaacagtAATGCTGCAAAAGgccaataatataaattttattattttagactaCGAATTACTcagtattaatatttttgtacatAAGTCCAAACAAAATCCAAAAACCAAATGCTGGctagatttgttgaaatctgttGGCCTTTAAGACTTcctcttaaaaaattatatcgaAAAAGACACAGAAGCTTAAGGATATTAGCAGAAGATACTAAACAGAATCTAATATTTAGTTGACACTGAAATATCATCAAAATCGATATAGTTAATAGTGCAACCAGAATTTAGTTTCCATTCTTAAGAATAGAATTTTCTGTGTTCTTCAGCTCAGCCAATGAAAGCAATTATAGCACAAGTAAACCCCTTACTAGTGTTTACCAAATTGGATGCTAATTTGAAAAGTTCTGCCACACAATAATGTAAAAGtctaaaaatattcataaaatgtCAAAGAATTGAATGAATCACATTTTCAAAtactttatcctattttgacaAATTTAAATTGGTTAACTAAAACCTGGATTTTATCCGTTGTACCAATTAGCTTATAACGGTTCATATTCAAAAAAGATTTTCGAGCCATTATAATATTCAATTTACATGcaatatttactaaaataaagtCGTGATTTTCTTAATAGACTTGTTATAAAGCAACAAGCTATGAAACCATCAAATATATACTCCATGCTTGTTATAATGCTATTGCTGAATGATTATACATACACTAGCATGCTTTTCCAGGTCAACCAAAGGCAGTTTTGGTAAAAATTCTCATTACCTAGTAAAAAAACGgaacattaataattatatttcccTTATAGttataataaaatacaaaatacaagaTTAGAAAAAAGTGGATACATACCTTTCTAGCCTATTCTAATGGATCGTCCAAATTATGAAGTCTATGGAAAATTCAAATACACAAAAATGCCAAAAATGTGCAAGGAGCGAGATAATTTATTAACGGTTCCAAGAATATAATAACAAAATCTACAAACACCTACCTGAACAAGGCATGACATATATTTGAAGATCTAAAATTCTCTGATTTATATAACCTGGAGACTATGCTTCAAATCGTAAGGATTTGGCAGATAGAAAAGCTTCTTGTAGGCATTCCACAGCACCTTCATAGTTCAAGAACCCCATAAACCAAAATTCATGGTTGTCCACAGATATCACCTGGATGTACTTCTCAGCAGGATTGGCTGTGTTTGACGAAGGATTCACTGCTTTTAGCTCGTATAGTGGAATAGCTACCTACACTCATTTTAGTAATGATatcaatttacataaataacaCGTCCAATAAAAATGTTCTACATCTCAGAcaaatcaaacaaggaaaaaaaaaagagaaatatgcttctttgggAAAGTTTTTTTCCCGGGAATTGGTGGCACCAATGGTTTACTCTGCTGCTTTTACGAAATGGGGGTTATCAATATTACACCAGCTATATCAGCAATTACTTAACTAATTTATCTTTAAGATTAATACTCATCTGCAAGTATTCAACCAATCCTAGATCTATTTACAAAAAAATGCCCACTCCTAAATTATATGGAGAGGGGTATTACATTGCAATCCATTTACAGGATGCACCATATAGGCTACCCCGGAGAGTGGAAACTGGACTGCCAACATTTACATTGCTACTATTGGATTTTGGTGTACCTTTTATCTAACAAAAAAACCTTTTTTTcaacctgaatcagattttgctGGTGTCAAATAGACACCTACTTCATGATATTCAAATTTCATTCATACCATTAGAATAATAGTAAACCTTAAGGActcatcataaaaataaaaaaataagttcaCAACATAATCTAGTTATATATGCAAACTAAGGAAAAAAGCTTTTGAGGAAAATCGTACATCATATCATGCCAATGCTTTGTTAAGTTATGGTACTCAATATGTACCTTATAATAGCTCCATTCCGTTCGGTTATCATCAGATTGATAGGAAATAGGATTATCACTAGCATATGCAATCTTTACAGTAGAGATATACAAAACCCCCATTATTGGACCAGCTGATGTTGATAGATAACATGCAAAAGAATTCAGAAGCCGTTCCTCAGGAACTGTCTCAAATGTATGCAGAAAAATCTTCTCATATCCACCTTCTGCCAGGACCTTTGTTCCCTGAGCAATTCTTCCCATAGCAGCTTCAGCAAAACTGGGGCTTGTTTTCACTTAAACACAATTAAACAAAACAATGACAGATCAGGTACATAACAAGGAATATCATCAAGGATGATGGCAGGGAAAAATAACAAGAATCATAAGATCAATCAAGTACattgataattattaaaacATAACAGAGAAAAATGATACTGGTCAATGGTCAATACAGCCACTGGTTGGTAAAATGTTGAACAGGTTATAGAACAGAGAACAAcagagaacaaaataaaaatcaagcATCTCATCTGCaaattcttatatttatattttttaagcaTAGTAATAAAGAATATTACCGAAATCATCACTGAAACACCCTATTGACAGAAAAATAACCGGAAATATCATAGAATCAATAATTCCATGgatcaaatatatacaaataaagAATGAATCACACCATTACCAGCAAAAAATTTTATCCCCACATAAATCATAAATGTGCGACATAAAGGGAcctttatgctaacacaaagggACATGTCAGACAGCAAcatagaaataataataaaaaaaaggcaTCGCGTTGCAAAATAACTAAATTCCATGATAGTTGAATCAAATGCCAAAATCAGCATCATTCCACTTCCACCTGCACCTTCTTTTAGAAACCGAAcaacaaattaataaaaaatgaaaatatattaaataaataaaacgagAAAACTTACAGTGCTGCCACGTGTTTCCGGCGAGACTTTCAGCTCTCCGAGTTGCTTCCCCAACCTTCTTTCCCCATCTTCCAAGCACGTTCCTAACGGTCACTACCGTCTCTGATATACCAAACAAAATTCCATAACAATCACACACTCCAGACGCATGCATGCAAACTGCATATACATCAAATAAGAATATTCAAACTACAAAGAATAGAAGAGAAGGAGAATACCAACCAAAGAAGGTTACTGTGGTCGCGGATTGCGATGAAGTCGacgaaggaggagaagagaaagagggAGAGAAATAGGCGCGTGGATTGAAGCGCGATTCCTGAGGTGAAGACACGAAGGTGGATTCCGTTACCAATTCGGGGCTCCAATGCACGGACTTTTTCGCGCTACCGGACGACGGAAAGGTGCGCGCCGATCCTGATCCGTGCGGAATCTGAGATCCTTGGTTCGTTCCTGGCTTCGGCGGTTCCATCATCATCTTGAGCTTTCGAGGATCGCCTGTGGCGGCGCGTGAGTACGCGTATGTTTTTTATGGTTGtgcttttgaatttgtttaacGTTTTTTGGTTCGGAGTTTTGAATTTTCTTCACctgcaagaaaaagaaaaggaatagaAGGCTGAAATTGTAATTTCTCAGGAGAAAAACATGAAATGTTCGCTTTTTTTTAGCGCGAAGATGATGGATGCCCGCTTTTCCGTCCGTTCGCCAGTAACCAGTTACTACTTGTTGTTGTTGAGGACAGGACTggaatttcgaaaaaataattggattttttttaccggaaaaaaattgaaatgttGTTTGTATgcagagagaaaaaaaaaaaagtgagattGTTAAAATATATGTTGTTGTAGTTTTGTCAATGTCtcattttaattactaaattagcATTCAtcccatatttttttttctatttattaataaatgatcatatttttacatgaaaaaGTTGTGTTttgcttatattttttttatcgttttaaagaatttaatttttatttacggttaatataaaataattttaaataataaattaattatgtattaagtattaatatatcaataaaaaaattaatttttaaatttattatttaaaaaaatttaaatatgtaaatCTAACTAAATAATTGTGTTAAACTTTTGTTTTAttagtgtattaaaattaaattttattttaaataacaaaattaagtGGATGAATTTTTCTCAGATTTCAAATATGaaatattgaatattttttagttataataAAACTCTCTTTAGGCCTTATCTTTTTACAAATTGACAAGCCACTTGATACTTCCTAACcataaaaaatgactaattGGTCCTATCTTTCTCTTCCATTAGACATATAAGTCTTTTTGTGAATATCTCTAATAATGATTGACGAAAATGACTGAGTTATAACATTAGTAGTATGAGATGGTATGTATAAGTTTGACATGGACTATACCTATTTGTATGGGACTGATTATTCCCTACTCAGTAAAATGACGTCGTTTCCAAAAACAGTTGAATCGTTGTATGTAAAATAGTGATTATGACACCATACGGCTAGCTATAATACTTATTTAAGGTGCttgattttctctttttatattaAGATTAGAGATTGGGATGGTTCTTTTTTAAATTCGCAATTCAATTGtcttaaaaaatgatattattttgttaattagatAGAACTAATCAGTctcatacaaataaaaataattcatacAAATCTTGTATAAGTCATCTCATACTACTAATAATGTAACtttgtaatttatattaattattgacGAAGAGATTCACAAAATAACTCACATGACTAAAGAAAAGAAcaacaaaaatcaattagtCATATTTTAAGGAAACTTTTATGGTGCTAATACCAAAAATCAACATGTCATAATGTTCATGTGTCATTGTGGAAAGCCTTTGCCACTGGGATCACATTTTATTATTAACTGTTATGGAATATTAAttagttacaattatgttgttaactaaataaaatatttgagctGATTAAAGGATTTT
The genomic region above belongs to Arachis duranensis cultivar V14167 chromosome 3, aradu.V14167.gnm2.J7QH, whole genome shotgun sequence and contains:
- the LOC107481149 gene encoding GLABRA2 expression modulator-like is translated as MEPPKPGTNQGSQIPHGSGSARTFPSSGSAKKSVHWSPELVTESTFVSSPQESRFNPRAYFSPSFSSPPSSFGISETVVTVRNVLGRWGKKVGEATRRAESLAGNTWQHLKTSPSFAEAAMGRIAQGTKVLAEGGYEKIFLHTFETVPEERLLNSFACYLSTSAGPIMGVLYISTVKIAYASDNPISYQSDDNRTEWSYYKVAIPLYELKAVNPSSNTANPAEKYIQVISVDNHEFWFMGFLNYEGAVECLQEAFLSAKSLRFEA